The following coding sequences lie in one Lacerta agilis isolate rLacAgi1 chromosome 4, rLacAgi1.pri, whole genome shotgun sequence genomic window:
- the PRSS23 gene encoding serine protease 23 codes for MKSSGFTMASLPCLLLLLWTIKGVLPSSSHWRPTWPAYRVPVVLPQSTTYLDKPQFDAEAKLEVVSSCSPSCHKSSPLPTYEEVKDYLSYETLYSNGSRTETEVGIYVLTGGSAGTQSRSRAKRQIYGYDTRFSIFGKDFLLNYPFSTSVKLSTGCTGTLVAEKHVLTAAHCIHDGKSYVKGARKLRVGFLRPKLKDGSKGVNISSSPEPERMKFQWIRVKRTHVPKGWIKGNANDIGMDYDYALLELKKPHKRKFMKIGVSPAAKQLPGGRIHFSGYDNDRPGNLVYRFCDVKDETYDLLYQQCDAQPGASGSGVYVRMWKRQSHKWERKIIGIFSGHQWVDTNGSPQDFNVAVRITPLKYAQICYWITGNYQDCRDG; via the coding sequence TTCAGGGTTCACCATGGCCAGCCTACCATGCCTTCTCTTACTCCTGTGGACCATCAAAGGTGTTCTACCTTCCAGTTCTCATTGGAGGCCCACCTGGCCGGCCTACAGAGTCCCCGTCGTTCTGCCACAATCAACCACTTATTTGGACAAACCCCAGTTTGACGCCGAAGCTAAGCTGGAAGTGGTCTCGTCTTGCAGCCCGTCTTGCCACAAGAGTTCCCCGCTACCTACTTACGAGGAGGTGAAGGACTACTTGTCCTACGAAACTTTGTACTCCAACGGCTCCCGAACTGAGACGGAAGTTGGCATCTATGTTCTGACCGGCGGGAGCGCCGGGACGCAGAGCAGATCTCGGGCCAAGAGGCAGATCTACGGATACGACACAAGGTTCAGCATTTTCGGCAAGGACTTTTTGCTCAACTACCCCTTTTCCACTTCTGTGAAGTTGTCCACGGGCTGCACCGGGACTTTGGTGGCCGAGAAGCATGTCCTCACGGCCGCCCACTGCATCCACGATGGCAAAAGCTACGTCAAAGGGGCCAGGAAACTACGCGTGGGGTTCCTGCGGCCGAAGCTGAAAGATGGCAGCAAGGGGGTGAACATCAGCAGCTCCCCGGAGCCGGAAAGGATGAAATTCCAGTGGATCCGAGTGAAACGGACTCACGTCCCCAAAGGGTGGATCAAAGGGAATGCCAACGACATTGGCATGGATTACGACTATGCCCTCTTGGAGCTCAAGAAACCCCACAAACGGAAGTTCATGAAGATTGGCGTGAGCCCGGCGGCAAAACAACTGCCTGGCGGGAGAATCCACTTCTCGGGCTATGACAACGACCGGCCGGGGAACCTGGTCTACCGCTTCTGCGACGTCAAAGACGAAACGTACGACCTCTTGTACCAGCAGTGCGACGCCCAGCCAGGCGCCAGCGGCTCGGGAGTTTACGTGCGGATGTGGAAGAGGCAGAGCCACAAGTGGGAGCGCAAGATCATTGGGATATTTTCCGGGCACCAGTGGGTGGACACAAACGGCTCCCCGCAGGATTTCAATGTGGCCGTTCGCATCACTCCCCTCAAATACGCGCAGATTTGCTACTGGATTACAGGCAACTATCAGGACTGCAGGGACGGATAA